A genomic stretch from Chloroflexota bacterium includes:
- a CDS encoding MOSC domain-containing protein produces MALWRYPVKSMMGEELNAADLTERGIHGDRAYALIDSETGKVASAKNPRKWPNLFDHRASFVEPPNRNNAFPPVRITLPDGSMLTSDQPDINRRLSAELGREVTLTAAAPNEPELEEYWPNIEGLAHNDLVTDEAMPHGTFFDLSVLHILTTATLDRLRELYPQGRFEPRRFRPNIIIDPNPAEGFAENEWIGTALRIGADVRVQITGGCPRCVMTTLPQVDLPKDPGILRAAAQHNDVHVGVYAKVIQGGRVQRGDRVALRVPMPA; encoded by the coding sequence GTGGCACTTTGGCGTTACCCGGTCAAGTCAATGATGGGCGAGGAACTGAATGCGGCAGATTTGACCGAGCGCGGGATCCATGGCGACCGCGCCTACGCCCTCATTGACAGCGAAACCGGCAAGGTGGCGAGCGCGAAGAACCCACGTAAGTGGCCGAATCTGTTCGACCATCGTGCCAGCTTCGTGGAGCCACCGAACAGAAACAACGCGTTCCCGCCAGTCCGCATCACGCTCCCCGACGGAAGCATGCTCACCAGCGATCAGCCTGACATCAATCGCCGACTTTCGGCGGAGCTGGGGCGAGAAGTGACGCTGACGGCGGCAGCGCCGAACGAGCCCGAGCTTGAGGAGTACTGGCCGAACATCGAAGGCCTGGCTCACAACGACCTCGTGACCGATGAGGCGATGCCCCACGGAACGTTTTTCGACCTATCGGTGCTCCACATCCTGACGACGGCGACCCTTGACCGGCTCCGCGAGCTCTACCCCCAGGGACGCTTTGAGCCACGGCGCTTCCGTCCGAATATCATCATCGATCCCAACCCGGCGGAGGGCTTTGCGGAGAACGAATGGATCGGAACGGCGTTACGCATCGGGGCCGATGTTCGGGTGCAGATCACCGGTGGTTGCCCGCGGTGCGTCATGACGACCCTGCCCCAGGTGGACCTGCCGAAGGATCCCGGTATCCTGCGAGCAGCGGCCCAGCACAACGACGTACACGTCGGGGTGTACGCGAAGGTGATCCAAGGTGGCAGAGTGCAGCGGGGCGACCGCGTCGCACTGCGAGTCCCGATGCCAGCGTAA
- a CDS encoding FAD-binding oxidoreductase → MTIAAGVEVLAGSLRGQLIQPGDAEYEGARRVFNAMIDRRPRFIVRCTDVADVMACVNYARQEGLVLSVRGGGHNVAGFATNDDGLVIDLSPMKGIQVDPGRRTVRAQGGCTWGDLDHATHAFGLATPGGAISTTGIAGLTLGGGIGHLTRPFGLACDNLISADVVTADGQFVVASEQENADLFWALRGGGGNFGIVTSFELRLHPVSTVYAGPIIWSLDKATEVMRFYREFIANAPEELNGIFAFLVVEPEPPFPEHLHNQNVCGAVLCYVGPLEQAEEVVRPLAEFGAPELVGLGPMPFPVLQTVFDSVSPPGFLNYWKADFVTELSDELISAHQKYGPSVPNPLSGAITFSVDGAAHRVGERDSAWSYRDANFSHVIYAVDSDPAAMETHTAWVRDYWNALHPYSAGGAYVNFMMDEGEDRVAASYRHNYQRLAQIKRTYDPGNLFRMNQNIKPAAA, encoded by the coding sequence ATGACCATTGCAGCCGGTGTCGAGGTACTCGCGGGCAGCCTGCGGGGCCAGCTCATCCAGCCGGGCGACGCGGAGTACGAGGGGGCGCGCCGTGTCTTCAATGCCATGATCGACCGCCGCCCGCGGTTCATCGTCCGCTGCACCGACGTGGCCGACGTGATGGCCTGCGTCAACTACGCGCGGCAAGAGGGCCTCGTCCTCTCGGTCCGTGGCGGCGGCCACAATGTGGCCGGCTTCGCCACGAACGACGACGGCCTGGTCATCGACCTGTCGCCGATGAAGGGCATTCAGGTGGACCCGGGGAGGCGCACGGTCCGCGCCCAGGGCGGCTGTACCTGGGGCGACCTCGACCACGCCACCCACGCCTTCGGTCTCGCCACGCCGGGCGGCGCCATCTCGACCACCGGCATCGCCGGCCTCACGCTGGGCGGTGGCATCGGCCACCTCACGCGGCCGTTCGGCCTGGCCTGCGACAACCTGATCTCCGCCGACGTGGTGACCGCCGACGGGCAGTTCGTCGTGGCGAGCGAGCAGGAGAACGCGGACCTCTTCTGGGCGCTGCGCGGCGGCGGTGGCAACTTCGGCATCGTCACCTCGTTCGAGCTCAGGCTGCACCCGGTCAGCACCGTCTACGCGGGGCCGATCATCTGGTCGCTGGACAAGGCCACAGAGGTGATGAGGTTCTACCGCGAGTTCATCGCCAACGCGCCGGAGGAGCTGAACGGCATCTTCGCCTTCTTGGTCGTCGAGCCGGAGCCTCCATTCCCGGAGCATCTGCACAACCAGAACGTGTGCGGTGCCGTCCTCTGCTACGTCGGCCCGCTGGAGCAGGCCGAAGAGGTCGTCCGGCCGCTGGCGGAGTTCGGCGCGCCCGAGCTGGTGGGCCTGGGTCCGATGCCGTTCCCGGTGCTCCAGACCGTGTTCGACTCCGTCTCCCCGCCGGGCTTCCTCAACTACTGGAAGGCCGACTTTGTGACGGAGCTGAGTGATGAGCTGATCTCGGCGCACCAGAAGTACGGACCCAGCGTTCCCAACCCACTCTCGGGTGCGATCACCTTCTCGGTCGATGGCGCGGCGCACCGCGTCGGAGAGCGCGATTCGGCCTGGAGCTACCGAGACGCGAACTTCTCACACGTCATCTATGCCGTCGATTCGGACCCGGCCGCGATGGAAACGCACACGGCCTGGGTACGCGACTACTGGAACGCGCTGCATCCGTATTCTGCCGGCGGCGCGTATGTGAACTTCATGATGGACGAAGGCGAAGATCGCGTGGCGGCGAGTTACCGCCACAACTACCAGCGGCTGGCACAGATCAAGCGCACGTACGATCCGGGCAACCTATTCCGGATGAACCAGAACATCAAGCCGGCTGCGGCGTGA
- a CDS encoding ATP-dependent helicase: MTIAPSAAASATGALLGSLDPEQRAAAMLPDGPAQVIAPAGSGKTTTLIARLGVLLGRGVAADRIGVVTFNRDAAAELSARIASRLAPEVPGAEAIEVRTLHALARQVLLDAGRPVRLLPDRLPLLRAARRRALAELRVAPDGDDSPPEPPDPAALDTIVSAWKVEGRTPPPEAAATVDAFAALMAIRGQIDFDDLVVGAVAALEGDPRLRRRWQARFSHLCVDEFQDVDAAQLRLVRLLAAPEDNLFVVGDDDQTIYAWRLADVRRILGFSELYPRARRVQLATNYRCPPSVVAASRRLIAANAERFEKRIDATPGRRTEPTAIVMVASVGHDWPDRLAALAAAESSNGGGCCILARTRAELTPVALALLRAGQPHATTLPTPLEAEPVRALLNAVRRLPPADPPFPELLRERATRGWRRGDGDDALGDDDHAAIDALLGWAAAFARLDRFLAAGDEVLARLTRLRDPAAPIELVTVHGAKGQEWPTVVVIGFEEERFPNRRALLGALDPRRALEEERRLGYVALTRATRRLVLAFDPARPSRFLEEMGYSPTSGAIAER, encoded by the coding sequence ATGACGATCGCGCCATCCGCCGCCGCGTCGGCAACTGGGGCCCTGCTCGGGTCGCTCGATCCCGAGCAGCGGGCAGCCGCCATGCTGCCCGACGGGCCGGCCCAGGTCATCGCCCCGGCCGGCAGCGGCAAGACGACCACCCTGATCGCGCGTCTCGGCGTGCTCCTCGGCCGCGGGGTGGCCGCCGATCGGATCGGGGTCGTCACCTTCAACCGCGACGCTGCCGCCGAGCTGTCGGCGCGCATCGCCAGCCGGCTCGCCCCGGAGGTGCCCGGCGCCGAGGCGATCGAGGTCCGGACGCTCCACGCCCTGGCGCGGCAGGTGTTGCTGGATGCCGGGCGCCCGGTCCGGCTGCTCCCCGACCGTCTCCCGCTGCTGCGCGCCGCGCGTCGGCGGGCGCTCGCCGAGCTGCGCGTCGCCCCGGACGGCGACGATTCCCCACCCGAGCCTCCCGATCCGGCGGCGCTCGACACCATCGTCTCGGCCTGGAAGGTCGAGGGCCGAACGCCGCCGCCCGAGGCGGCGGCCACGGTGGACGCCTTCGCGGCGCTGATGGCGATCCGAGGCCAGATCGACTTCGACGACCTGGTGGTGGGTGCGGTGGCGGCGCTCGAGGGCGATCCGCGGCTTCGCCGCCGGTGGCAGGCCCGCTTCAGCCACCTGTGCGTCGACGAGTTCCAGGACGTGGATGCCGCCCAGCTCCGGCTCGTGCGCCTCCTGGCCGCTCCCGAGGACAACCTGTTTGTGGTTGGTGATGATGATCAGACGATCTACGCCTGGCGCCTCGCGGACGTGCGTCGCATCCTTGGCTTCTCCGAGCTCTACCCGCGCGCCCGGCGTGTCCAGCTCGCCACCAACTACCGATGCCCGCCATCGGTCGTGGCAGCCTCGCGACGGCTGATCGCCGCCAACGCCGAGCGGTTCGAGAAGCGCATCGATGCGACTCCCGGTCGCCGCACCGAGCCGACGGCGATCGTGATGGTGGCATCGGTGGGCCATGACTGGCCTGACCGGCTGGCGGCGCTCGCCGCCGCCGAGTCGTCAAACGGCGGCGGGTGCTGCATCCTCGCTCGGACCCGCGCCGAGCTGACTCCCGTGGCCCTCGCGCTGCTGCGGGCAGGCCAGCCGCACGCGACCACCCTGCCAACGCCGCTCGAGGCCGAACCGGTCCGCGCGCTGCTCAACGCCGTACGCCGCCTGCCACCGGCCGATCCCCCGTTTCCGGAGTTGCTTCGCGAGCGGGCCACGCGCGGGTGGCGACGCGGGGACGGCGACGACGCGCTGGGCGACGACGACCATGCCGCCATCGATGCCCTCCTCGGCTGGGCCGCGGCCTTCGCGCGACTGGATCGTTTCCTGGCGGCCGGCGACGAGGTCCTCGCCCGCCTGACCCGGCTGCGCGACCCGGCTGCGCCGATCGAGCTGGTGACCGTGCACGGCGCCAAGGGACAGGAGTGGCCCACTGTCGTGGTCATCGGGTTCGAGGAGGAGCGCTTCCCCAACCGGCGAGCGCTCCTTGGGGCGCTGGACCCGCGGCGAGCCCTGGAGGAGGAACGGCGCCTCGGCTACGTCGCGCTCACCCGGGCAACGCGGAGGCTGGTACTCGCCTTCGACCCCGCGCGCCCATCACGCTTCCTGGAGGAGATGGGCTACAGCCCGACCTCGGGTGCGATCGCCGAGAGGTAG
- a CDS encoding SRPBCC family protein, with translation MRTEFETTIDRPPSVVFKFFAVDHVRNHPRWDPEMELEQLTDGPIGLGRVIRRRHTHTGAPVEGTMEIVEFVQGHAFGMVIRDGPIEMHTRMVFEPEGDNRTKLTGSIDVPSMTEPMDPGPIQQSMRRMKELIESETT, from the coding sequence ATGAGGACTGAGTTCGAAACAACGATTGATCGGCCGCCGAGCGTGGTGTTCAAGTTCTTCGCTGTCGACCACGTCCGCAATCACCCTCGCTGGGACCCGGAGATGGAGCTCGAGCAGCTGACCGACGGACCCATCGGGCTCGGAAGGGTGATCCGGCGCCGTCACACCCATACGGGAGCCCCCGTGGAAGGGACGATGGAGATCGTCGAATTCGTACAAGGTCACGCGTTCGGCATGGTCATTCGCGACGGTCCCATCGAGATGCACACCCGGATGGTCTTCGAACCCGAAGGCGACAATCGCACCAAGCTCACCGGTAGCATTGATGTGCCGTCCATGACGGAACCGATGGATCCCGGCCCGATCCAGCAGAGCATGCGCCGCATGAAGGAGCTGATCGAATCCGAGACCACGTAG
- a CDS encoding HD domain-containing protein, translating into MPTRAEALALLYEWNVNPSLRKHGLLVEAGVGGYAVDDGLDNATVEMWGIAGLLHDLDYERFPEAATHGAMGTDELVELGYPDEVVHAVRSHNDALGIPRESRLDHLVYACDELAGFLVAVALMRPTRKLEDVEPANVRKRMKDKAFARAVPREMLMAGAEEIGLDFDEHVARMVRYLSAIAPEVGL; encoded by the coding sequence ATGCCGACTCGGGCGGAGGCGCTTGCGCTGCTCTACGAGTGGAATGTCAATCCGTCGCTGCGCAAGCACGGACTGCTGGTCGAGGCCGGCGTGGGTGGATACGCCGTCGACGACGGGCTCGACAACGCCACCGTCGAGATGTGGGGGATCGCGGGCCTGCTGCACGATCTCGACTACGAGCGCTTTCCCGAGGCTGCCACGCACGGTGCGATGGGTACCGATGAGCTGGTCGAGCTCGGCTACCCCGACGAGGTGGTCCACGCCGTGCGCTCGCACAACGACGCCCTGGGAATCCCACGTGAAAGCCGACTTGACCACCTGGTCTATGCCTGCGACGAGCTGGCCGGCTTCCTGGTCGCGGTCGCGCTGATGCGTCCCACTCGCAAGCTCGAGGACGTCGAGCCGGCCAACGTTCGCAAGCGGATGAAGGACAAGGCCTTTGCGCGCGCCGTCCCGCGCGAGATGCTGATGGCCGGCGCCGAGGAGATCGGCCTCGACTTCGACGAGCACGTGGCTCGCATGGTCCGCTACCTCTCGGCGATCGCACCCGAGGTCGGGCTGTAG
- a CDS encoding alpha/beta hydrolase, translating to MPWKGDGRYADVNGVHTYYEVSGAGKPLVLLHGGFGGVHTFAAQVRALAERYRVFVPEQRGRGHTPDVEGPISYQILADDTIGFLEQTIGEPAHLVGVSDGGIIGFLIAIQRPVLLRKLVTIGANFHREGLIGADMWTDATPDDEAWAAPRERYAAVSPDGQNHFPVIFGKLQRMWREEPALAAAELARIQIPVLVMAGDDDIVIPAHTIALYEALPQGQLAVIPGTSHASFMEKPQLLNGIILDFLGEAGAPQTILPIRRASVAAPVPSSTEARWRRDRTT from the coding sequence GTGCCATGGAAGGGCGACGGTAGGTACGCGGACGTGAATGGCGTCCACACGTACTACGAGGTGAGCGGCGCCGGCAAGCCACTCGTGCTTCTCCATGGCGGGTTCGGAGGAGTGCACACGTTCGCGGCGCAGGTGCGCGCGCTAGCTGAGCGGTATCGGGTCTTCGTTCCTGAGCAGCGGGGCCGGGGGCATACGCCGGACGTCGAAGGCCCGATCAGTTACCAGATCCTGGCGGATGACACCATCGGCTTCCTGGAGCAGACCATCGGGGAGCCGGCGCATCTGGTGGGCGTCAGCGATGGAGGGATCATCGGCTTCCTCATCGCGATCCAACGTCCGGTACTGCTCCGCAAGCTGGTCACGATCGGGGCCAACTTCCACCGCGAAGGCTTGATTGGCGCCGACATGTGGACCGACGCCACGCCCGACGATGAGGCCTGGGCCGCGCCTCGGGAGCGCTATGCGGCCGTCTCACCCGACGGGCAGAATCACTTCCCGGTCATCTTCGGCAAGCTCCAGCGGATGTGGCGTGAGGAGCCGGCTCTGGCGGCAGCCGAGCTGGCGAGGATCCAGATCCCGGTCCTCGTTATGGCCGGCGACGACGACATCGTGATCCCGGCCCACACCATCGCTCTGTACGAGGCGCTGCCCCAGGGACAGCTCGCCGTGATCCCCGGAACGTCGCATGCCTCGTTCATGGAGAAGCCGCAGCTGCTGAACGGCATCATCCTGGACTTCCTGGGGGAAGCAGGCGCTCCGCAGACCATCCTGCCCATTCGTCGGGCTAGTGTTGCGGCGCCGGTGCCATCGAGCACCGAGGCCCGCTGGAGGCGTGACCGGACAACCTGA
- a CDS encoding phosphotransferase: MATMLSVDPAAAGERSPIGPETVAELERLIAATGLEASLRGRYSVVFAFPGMGVGQHYPELAGCTLEVCTFIDEAGVFAKHGIEVTGLSGERSEPPAGCLAIPFPVGVIEQSDFGGPIGFVEQDGRRYAQRATLVIFPDGTGVRLTGIADIVGHVRACLDLVLGHRLERFRQAAVASDVSRLRSTAQLGPLLPNGADSVAITRVDVTIPLVVKMAAPAIVREEAGYMRRVNGLLEQAGRPRLFPAVVAIGADEDPAWYLMEAADPVPLDRLLFADEARTVVDSARRPLLTAGIDHLSDLYELTFRREVSPVARYHYRDRFAVIPGRADTRLTHQLLVGGGDLDELLNRPIVIDGFACHPYRQQLAFLEQHVADLAQPVGAYLHGDAHLPNMLLAGDESIVFVDPRVVWDGNDVGDPGFGDPLYDFATLLHSLHVMSAILHAIEVEETVALLAFEVTPAGIHVSSGTLRIHGNPVVGSFTATVAGRLPPDIAGANWQARLHIGTANALLGWLKYARSVQTREAWLAIFVSVLYHLEVGRRLVIGEEI, translated from the coding sequence ATGGCCACCATGCTCTCGGTCGATCCCGCCGCCGCCGGTGAGCGGTCGCCCATCGGTCCCGAGACCGTTGCCGAGCTCGAGCGCTTGATCGCGGCGACCGGTCTGGAGGCTTCACTTCGCGGTCGCTACTCCGTCGTCTTCGCCTTCCCAGGCATGGGCGTCGGGCAGCACTACCCCGAGCTGGCCGGCTGCACGCTGGAGGTCTGCACGTTCATCGACGAAGCCGGCGTCTTCGCGAAGCACGGCATCGAGGTAACCGGCCTCTCGGGCGAGCGGAGCGAACCACCTGCCGGCTGCCTGGCGATCCCGTTCCCGGTCGGCGTCATCGAGCAGTCCGACTTCGGTGGACCGATCGGCTTCGTCGAGCAGGACGGCCGCCGCTACGCGCAGCGTGCGACGCTCGTGATCTTCCCCGATGGCACCGGTGTCCGCCTCACGGGAATCGCGGACATCGTCGGGCACGTGCGGGCATGCCTCGACCTCGTGCTCGGCCACCGGCTCGAGCGCTTCCGACAGGCTGCGGTCGCGAGTGACGTCAGCCGCCTCCGCTCCACGGCGCAGCTCGGTCCGCTGCTGCCGAACGGGGCCGATTCGGTGGCCATCACCCGCGTCGATGTAACGATCCCGCTCGTGGTCAAGATGGCCGCGCCGGCCATCGTGCGCGAGGAGGCCGGCTACATGCGCCGCGTCAACGGCCTGCTGGAGCAGGCCGGTCGTCCGCGCCTCTTCCCGGCAGTCGTCGCCATCGGCGCCGACGAGGATCCGGCCTGGTATCTCATGGAGGCGGCCGATCCGGTGCCGCTCGACCGCCTCCTATTCGCGGACGAGGCGCGGACCGTCGTGGACTCGGCTCGGCGGCCACTGCTCACCGCGGGCATCGACCATCTCTCGGACCTCTATGAGCTCACTTTCCGGCGTGAGGTCTCGCCTGTGGCGCGGTACCACTACCGAGATCGATTCGCGGTCATCCCCGGGCGAGCCGACACGCGGCTCACCCACCAGCTGCTCGTCGGTGGCGGAGATCTCGACGAGCTGCTGAATCGGCCGATCGTCATCGATGGCTTCGCCTGCCACCCATATCGCCAACAGCTCGCCTTCCTGGAGCAGCATGTCGCCGATCTCGCTCAGCCCGTCGGTGCGTACCTCCACGGCGATGCCCACCTGCCGAACATGCTCCTTGCTGGCGACGAGTCGATCGTGTTCGTCGACCCCCGCGTGGTGTGGGACGGGAACGACGTCGGAGATCCAGGCTTCGGCGACCCGCTCTACGACTTCGCCACGCTGCTCCATAGCCTCCACGTGATGTCGGCCATCCTGCACGCCATCGAGGTGGAGGAGACAGTGGCGCTCCTGGCCTTCGAGGTGACGCCGGCGGGGATCCACGTGAGCTCGGGTACCCTCCGGATCCACGGCAACCCCGTGGTCGGGTCGTTCACGGCCACCGTCGCCGGCCGCCTGCCGCCTGACATCGCCGGCGCGAACTGGCAGGCGCGGCTCCATATCGGCACGGCCAACGCCCTCCTCGGCTGGCTCAAGTACGCGCGCTCGGTCCAGACCCGCGAGGCCTGGCTGGCCATCTTCGTCTCGGTGCTCTACCACCTGGAAGTCGGGCGCCGACTGGTCATTGGAGAGGAGATCTGA
- a CDS encoding UvrD-helicase domain-containing protein translates to MTIAPSTAARAADGLLASLDPEQRAAAMLPDGPALIIAPAGSGKTTTLIARLGVLVDRRVAADRIGVVTFNRDAAAELAARVAGRLAPYVPGAAAIEVRTLHAMARQVLLDAGRPVRLLPDRLYLLRAARGRHGLARRRADARPCRPPRAVESGVGVLVFGAWLVLVAILEPAVHPPAGIILRHQMRGGRPMGGAGIRRAIDAASAYLREHPEEARSTDSAATARLVEGLVVRVTGPGDASITTDMVRSVGGTATAPSPGWLLRAAEASCVVTLIAMRAAVLGLALDKVEVTVDSESDDRGLLGLDETVPAGPLSGRVSVALAAAGVDPDTLEEIARWGVKHCPVCDALERTVPVLTEVSTS, encoded by the coding sequence ATGACGATCGCGCCATCCACAGCCGCACGGGCGGCTGACGGCCTACTTGCGTCTCTCGACCCTGAGCAGCGCGCGGCCGCGATGCTGCCCGATGGGCCAGCCCTCATCATTGCCCCGGCCGGGAGCGGCAAGACGACGACCCTGATCGCGCGTCTCGGCGTCCTCGTTGACCGCCGGGTTGCCGCCGACCGGATCGGGGTGGTCACCTTCAACCGTGACGCCGCGGCCGAGCTGGCGGCCCGCGTCGCCGGACGGCTGGCGCCCTACGTGCCAGGCGCCGCGGCGATCGAGGTCCGGACCCTGCACGCCATGGCCCGCCAGGTGCTGCTCGATGCCGGGCGCCCAGTCCGGCTGCTCCCCGACCGTCTCTACCTGCTGCGGGCCGCTCGTGGCCGCCATGGTCTGGCTCGGCGGCGGGCTGATGCTCGCCCTTGTCGCCCGCCGCGCGCGGTAGAGTCCGGGGTTGGTGTGCTCGTCTTCGGCGCGTGGCTGGTCCTCGTCGCAATCCTCGAGCCCGCGGTCCATCCACCGGCTGGCATCATTCTGCGTCACCAGATGAGAGGAGGCAGACCGATGGGCGGTGCGGGCATACGCAGGGCAATCGACGCGGCCAGCGCATATCTCCGAGAGCATCCGGAGGAGGCGCGATCGACCGACAGCGCCGCGACCGCCAGGCTCGTCGAGGGCCTCGTCGTTCGCGTTACTGGCCCCGGCGATGCGAGCATCACGACGGACATGGTTCGATCGGTGGGCGGCACGGCCACGGCGCCGTCGCCCGGCTGGCTGCTGCGGGCGGCCGAGGCGAGCTGCGTGGTCACGCTGATCGCGATGCGCGCGGCGGTGCTCGGTCTTGCTCTCGACAAGGTCGAGGTGACCGTAGACTCGGAGTCGGACGATCGAGGTCTCCTCGGTCTTGACGAAACGGTACCCGCCGGCCCGCTCAGCGGTCGTGTCTCCGTCGCGTTGGCGGCCGCCGGTGTCGATCCCGACACGCTGGAGGAGATCGCTCGCTGGGGTGTGAAGCACTGTCCGGTCTGCGACGCGCTGGAGCGGACCGTGCCAGTCCTAACCGAGGTCTCGACCAGCTGA
- a CDS encoding isochorismatase yields MTARIDLVAPTTPSISPYVARPIAFHELWQPGGWRLKVYGIEYERPAPRPELVDAAKRLALEVLPPEPAYAVGFIGAHDARGGCYVFVDWWADENELHHKNFLGPSPDDLRSAGPDDSVACVWDLAVIDFERRAWHELVVKQAGAPDLGAYLARRFEETV; encoded by the coding sequence ATGACTGCACGGATCGACCTGGTCGCGCCGACGACGCCATCCATCTCTCCCTATGTCGCCCGCCCAATCGCCTTCCATGAGCTGTGGCAGCCCGGCGGCTGGCGGCTCAAGGTCTACGGCATCGAGTACGAGCGCCCAGCTCCTCGACCGGAGCTCGTTGATGCCGCCAAGCGGCTGGCGCTCGAGGTGCTGCCGCCGGAGCCCGCCTACGCGGTCGGATTCATCGGCGCTCACGACGCGCGGGGTGGCTGCTACGTCTTCGTCGACTGGTGGGCCGATGAGAATGAGCTGCACCACAAGAACTTCCTCGGACCGTCACCCGACGACCTTCGATCAGCCGGACCCGACGACTCGGTGGCGTGTGTCTGGGACCTGGCAGTCATCGACTTCGAGCGACGCGCCTGGCACGAGCTCGTGGTCAAGCAGGCAGGCGCTCCTGATCTCGGGGCGTACCTCGCGCGCCGGTTCGAGGAGACGGTCTAG